In Vagococcus luciliae, one genomic interval encodes:
- the srlA gene encoding PTS glucitol/sorbitol transporter subunit IIC: MEYVTQFAEGFMGLFQTGAQTFISWMSGIVPVVLMLMVLMNTLIAFLGEERVVKVAKVSAKNPFTRYLLLPFISAFMLGNPMSFTMARFLPEYYKPSYYAAQAQFCHTSNGVFPHINPGELFVWLGIASGIEQLGLNTMELAIRYMLVGIVMNFIGGWVTDYTTAFVCKQQGITLSKTVDTLVN, encoded by the coding sequence ATGGAATATGTTACACAGTTTGCTGAAGGATTTATGGGGTTGTTCCAAACAGGAGCTCAAACCTTTATTAGTTGGATGTCAGGGATTGTACCCGTTGTTTTAATGTTGATGGTATTAATGAATACATTAATTGCTTTTCTAGGGGAAGAACGTGTTGTTAAGGTAGCCAAAGTATCTGCTAAAAACCCATTTACTCGTTATTTATTGTTACCATTCATTTCAGCGTTTATGTTAGGAAACCCAATGTCATTTACAATGGCTCGTTTTTTACCTGAATACTATAAACCAAGTTATTATGCAGCACAAGCACAGTTTTGTCATACAAGTAATGGTGTTTTTCCTCATATAAACCCAGGTGAGTTATTTGTTTGGTTAGGGATTGCATCAGGAATTGAACAATTAGGATTAAACACAATGGAATTAGCCATTCGTTATATGTTAGTAGGGATTGTGATGAACTTTATTGGTGGTTGGGTAACTGACTACACGACAGCTTTTGTGTGTAAACAACAAGGCATCACATTAAGTAAAACAGTTGATACATTAGTAAACTAG